One part of the Chryseobacterium sp. 7 genome encodes these proteins:
- the cysS gene encoding cysteine--tRNA ligase: MQLKIYNSLIAEKEIFKPILEGNVGMYVCGPTVYSNVHLGNVRTFLSFDFIYRTLVHLGYKVRYVRNITDAGHLTDDGNVDNDRFVKQTRLEKLEPMEIVQKYTVDFHKVLDMFNLLPPNIEPTATGHIVEQIELTQKLIERGFAYESNGSVYFDVLEYNRRGLNYGELSKRNIEELFANTRDLDGQGEKKNPQDFALWKKASPAHIMRWNSPWGEGFPGWHLECTAMSTKYLGETFDIHGGGMDLKFPHHECEIAQGKACNDAAPVNYWMHANMLTMNSQRMSKSTGNYILPMQLVTGDNDFFEKPFHPSIVRFCFLQAHYRSVLDISNDAMIASEKGFIRLMEAVKVLNAITPDDTKQSGFSLKDWKEKAYEALTDDFNSPILIAHLFEAVKYIFALNDGKETISTEDLEDLKSTLNAFIFDVLGLQTVEENNNEKLDQTLKVLIELRNQARKSKNFDLSDQIRDKLLAEGIELKDGRDGTSYVLN, translated from the coding sequence ATGCAATTAAAAATATATAACTCGCTTATAGCAGAAAAAGAAATATTCAAACCTATTTTAGAAGGAAATGTCGGAATGTACGTCTGCGGACCTACCGTGTACAGCAATGTGCATTTGGGGAATGTAAGAACTTTCCTTTCCTTCGATTTTATTTACCGTACCCTGGTGCATTTGGGATATAAAGTAAGATACGTAAGAAATATTACTGATGCAGGGCACCTTACTGATGATGGAAATGTAGATAATGACAGATTCGTAAAACAGACCAGACTTGAAAAGCTGGAACCTATGGAAATCGTACAGAAGTACACCGTAGATTTCCACAAAGTATTGGACATGTTCAATCTGCTTCCTCCAAACATTGAACCTACAGCTACAGGGCATATTGTAGAGCAGATCGAATTAACGCAAAAACTGATTGAAAGAGGCTTCGCTTACGAAAGCAACGGTTCAGTATACTTTGATGTATTGGAATACAATAGGAGAGGTTTGAACTATGGCGAACTTTCAAAACGTAATATAGAAGAGCTTTTCGCCAATACCAGAGATCTTGACGGACAGGGAGAAAAGAAAAACCCACAGGATTTTGCATTGTGGAAAAAAGCATCTCCAGCCCACATCATGAGATGGAACTCCCCTTGGGGAGAAGGTTTTCCGGGGTGGCACCTTGAGTGTACTGCAATGAGTACTAAATATTTAGGTGAAACATTCGACATCCATGGGGGTGGAATGGATCTTAAATTCCCACACCATGAATGTGAAATTGCACAAGGAAAAGCCTGCAATGATGCAGCACCAGTAAATTACTGGATGCACGCTAATATGTTGACGATGAATTCTCAGCGTATGAGTAAATCTACAGGGAATTACATTCTTCCAATGCAGTTGGTTACCGGAGACAATGATTTCTTTGAAAAACCTTTCCACCCTTCAATTGTACGTTTCTGCTTCCTGCAGGCACATTACAGAAGCGTTTTGGATATTTCAAACGATGCCATGATTGCCAGTGAAAAAGGATTTATAAGATTGATGGAAGCTGTAAAAGTATTAAATGCAATTACACCTGACGATACAAAACAATCCGGTTTCAGCCTGAAAGACTGGAAAGAGAAAGCCTATGAAGCATTAACAGATGACTTCAATTCACCAATCCTTATTGCACACCTGTTTGAAGCAGTGAAATACATCTTTGCTTTAAACGATGGTAAGGAAACAATCTCAACAGAAGATCTTGAAGATTTAAAGTCAACATTAAATGCCTTTATCTTTGATGTTTTAGGTCTGCAGACTGTAGAAGAAAATAACAATGAAAAGCTTGATCAGACCTTAAAAGTGTTGATTGAATTGAGAAACCAGGCAAGAAAATCCAAAAACTTTGACCTGTCTGACCAGATCAGAGACAAACTGCTTGCAGAAGGAATCGAATTAAAAGATGGCAGAGACGGAACATCATACGTCCTGAACTAA
- a CDS encoding DinB family protein has protein sequence MNYQILKNIIDAELQRFQNISEEEWSYKDSQQKWSKKEIIGHLCDSAFTNIRRFVVTQYKENENIVYDQNFWVKAQNYQNVPTSDLIGLWKSLNYQIVHIVENIPDEALQRTCDTTKTEPRVYTLEFIIDDYVDHLQHHLKAI, from the coding sequence ATGAACTACCAGATCCTTAAAAATATTATTGATGCCGAGCTTCAGAGATTTCAAAACATCTCGGAAGAAGAATGGTCATATAAAGATTCTCAGCAAAAATGGTCCAAAAAAGAAATTATTGGTCATCTTTGTGACAGCGCTTTTACAAATATCCGTAGATTTGTTGTGACCCAATATAAAGAGAACGAAAATATTGTATATGATCAGAATTTTTGGGTAAAAGCTCAGAACTATCAGAATGTTCCTACTTCAGACCTTATTGGCCTGTGGAAGTCTTTGAACTATCAGATTGTTCATATTGTAGAAAATATTCCCGATGAAGCATTGCAAAGAACCTGTGATACTACAAAAACAGAACCTCGGGTGTATACATTGGAGTTTATTATCGATGATTATGTAGATCATTTACAGCATCATTTAAAAGCGATTTAA
- the folE gene encoding GTP cyclohydrolase I FolE produces the protein MVDFTDNDDDIFTGKEHTPIRKDAFDKSPQEKIEKITELFGEIMETLGMDMTDDSLKDSPRRVAKMYVNEIFGGLLPENKPGISTFSNKYKYRQMLVEKDITVYSFCEHHFLPIIGRAHVAYISNGEVIGLSKINRIVDYYAKRPQVQERLTMQIVDALKEALGTKDVACIIDAKHLCVNCRGIKDTASSTITAELSGIFRTNPITRQEFLHYVGSHAKLDY, from the coding sequence ATGGTTGATTTTACTGATAACGACGATGATATTTTCACTGGAAAAGAACATACGCCTATAAGGAAAGATGCTTTTGATAAATCGCCACAGGAAAAAATTGAAAAAATTACTGAGCTTTTTGGCGAGATTATGGAAACGTTAGGAATGGATATGACGGATGATTCTCTGAAAGACTCTCCAAGACGTGTTGCCAAAATGTATGTAAATGAGATTTTCGGAGGGCTTCTTCCTGAAAACAAACCAGGAATCTCTACTTTCTCCAATAAATATAAATACCGCCAGATGTTGGTAGAAAAGGATATCACGGTATACTCTTTCTGCGAGCACCACTTTTTGCCTATCATAGGAAGAGCACATGTTGCTTATATTTCCAATGGGGAAGTGATCGGTCTTTCAAAAATTAACAGAATTGTAGATTACTATGCGAAAAGACCACAGGTTCAGGAAAGGCTTACCATGCAGATTGTAGATGCCTTGAAAGAAGCTTTGGGAACTAAGGATGTAGCGTGTATCATTGATGCAAAGCACCTTTGTGTCAACTGCAGAGGAATAAAAGATACGGCAAGTTCTACCATTACTGCAGAATTGAGTGGTATTTTCAGAACAAACCCTATTACAAGACAGGAATTCTTACATTACGTAGGAAGCCATGCAAAACTGGATTATTAA
- the metF gene encoding methylenetetrahydrofolate reductase [NAD(P)H], which yields MKITEHIKNANGKTLFSLEVVPPQKGIGIEDLYTNIDPLMEFKPPFIDVTTSREEYIYLDKGNGLMERRITRMRPGTLGICAAIQHKYNVDTVPHLLCGGFTKEETEYLLVDCMYLGIDNVMALRGDAMKGHQYFEPTQGGHASAMDLVGQINNLGRGKYLHNEEEACDELNKFCIGVAGYPEKHMEAPSMNYDLKWLKQKVDAGADYIVTQMFFDNKKYIEFVQKAREMGITVPIIPGIKPIATKKHLKILPQVFKIDLPEELINEVENAKNNEAVKQIGVEWAIAQCKELLDFGVPVLHFYSMGKSDNIKKVAGELF from the coding sequence ATGAAGATAACAGAACACATTAAAAATGCAAATGGAAAAACTTTATTTTCCTTAGAAGTTGTTCCGCCACAGAAGGGAATCGGGATTGAAGATCTCTATACCAATATAGATCCGTTGATGGAATTCAAACCACCTTTCATAGATGTTACCACCTCCAGAGAAGAATATATTTATTTAGATAAAGGAAATGGCCTCATGGAGCGTCGTATCACAAGAATGCGCCCGGGAACATTGGGAATTTGCGCCGCTATTCAGCATAAATATAATGTAGATACAGTGCCACACCTTCTTTGCGGAGGATTTACAAAAGAAGAAACAGAATATCTGCTGGTAGACTGTATGTACCTTGGAATTGATAATGTAATGGCTTTAAGAGGAGATGCCATGAAAGGACATCAGTATTTTGAACCTACTCAGGGAGGTCACGCAAGTGCTATGGATCTTGTGGGACAAATTAATAACCTGGGAAGAGGAAAGTATCTTCACAATGAGGAAGAGGCATGTGATGAATTGAACAAATTCTGCATCGGAGTGGCCGGATATCCGGAAAAACATATGGAAGCCCCTTCCATGAATTATGATCTTAAATGGCTGAAACAAAAAGTAGATGCCGGAGCAGATTATATCGTAACTCAAATGTTTTTTGACAATAAAAAGTATATTGAATTCGTTCAGAAAGCAAGAGAAATGGGAATTACCGTTCCAATAATTCCGGGAATAAAACCTATTGCCACAAAGAAACACCTGAAAATCCTGCCACAGGTATTCAAAATAGATCTTCCGGAGGAGCTCATCAATGAAGTGGAAAATGCCAAAAATAATGAAGCTGTAAAGCAAATCGGAGTAGAGTGGGCGATTGCACAATGCAAGGAACTGCTGGATTTCGGAGTTCCTGTTCTGCACTTTTATTCCATGGGAAAAAGTGATAATATTAAAAAAGTAGCCGGTGAGCTATTCTAA
- the metH gene encoding methionine synthase, with amino-acid sequence MKYLRLSGLEPLIITPESNFINVGERTNVAGSKKFLRLIKEEKFSEALDIARHQVEGGAQILDVNFDDGLIDGKASMIKFLNLIASEPDIARIPIMVDSSKWEILEAGLQVAQGKCVVNSISLKEGEQEFIKHAKAIKRYGAAVIVMAFDEVGQADNLERRIEISKRSYDILVNQIGFPAEDIIFDLNIFPVATGMEEHRRNAIDFIEATRWVRQNLPYASVSGGVSNVSFSFRGNDTVREAMHSVFLYHAIQAGMNIGIVNPAMLEVYDEINKELLELVEDVILDKREDATERLLDYSEKHKSVKKEKTEDLEWRNNPLQERITYALVKGIDRFIEEDVEEARLLAERPLHVIEINLMTGMGVVGDLFGSGKMFLPQVVKSARVMKKAVAYLQPFIEAEKDGAKPANGKILMATVKGDVHDIGKNIVSVVLGCNNYEIVDLGVMVPAEKIIQTAIEEKVDVIGLSGLITPSLDEMVYIASELERQNLDFPLLIGGATTSKAHTAVKIDLKYKNAVVHVNDASRAVNVVSSLLGDRNKEYVSDLKNDYSDFREKFLNRQVDKDYVSIEDARENNFKIDWENEEIFTPNTIGVKVIENQDLRELLPFIDWSPFFRSWDLHGKYPNILEDEVVGVQAKELFKDAQVILKRILDEKLLTAKAIFGIFKANSNDSDDILIFDENNNEQARFLTLRQQAQRSKGKDYLALSDFIAPQSSGKTDYVGAFCVTTGFGTDELSSEYEKANDDYNSIMVKALADRFAEAYAEFLHKKVRTEYWGYANQESLSNEELIAEKYKGIRPAPGYPACPDHLEKKTIWDLLKVEENTGVFLTESLAMFPTASVSGYYFGSPHAKYFGLGKITEDQLKDYAARRGCSIQEARKWLSPNLAD; translated from the coding sequence ATGAAATATTTAAGATTATCAGGCCTAGAGCCTCTTATCATAACGCCGGAAAGTAATTTCATCAACGTTGGTGAAAGAACTAACGTTGCCGGTTCCAAAAAATTTTTAAGACTGATCAAGGAGGAAAAATTCTCCGAAGCATTAGATATTGCCCGCCATCAGGTAGAAGGAGGTGCCCAGATTCTGGATGTCAACTTCGATGATGGTTTGATTGATGGAAAAGCATCCATGATCAAATTCCTGAACTTAATTGCTTCTGAACCGGATATCGCAAGAATTCCAATTATGGTAGACTCTTCCAAATGGGAAATCCTGGAAGCAGGTCTTCAGGTAGCACAGGGAAAATGTGTAGTGAATTCTATCAGCTTAAAAGAAGGCGAGCAAGAATTTATCAAACATGCCAAAGCTATTAAAAGATATGGAGCCGCAGTCATTGTAATGGCATTTGATGAGGTAGGACAAGCGGACAATCTTGAACGAAGAATTGAAATTTCAAAACGGTCCTATGATATTCTGGTAAACCAGATTGGCTTCCCGGCAGAAGATATTATTTTCGATTTAAACATATTTCCGGTGGCAACAGGAATGGAAGAACACAGAAGAAATGCCATCGATTTTATTGAAGCCACACGCTGGGTAAGACAGAATCTTCCTTATGCCTCTGTAAGTGGGGGAGTAAGCAATGTTTCCTTCTCTTTCCGTGGAAATGATACTGTAAGAGAAGCTATGCACTCCGTATTCCTTTATCATGCAATCCAGGCAGGAATGAACATTGGGATCGTGAATCCGGCCATGCTGGAGGTGTATGACGAGATCAATAAAGAACTTCTGGAACTTGTAGAAGATGTAATTCTGGATAAAAGAGAAGATGCTACAGAAAGACTTCTCGATTATTCCGAAAAACATAAATCAGTTAAAAAAGAAAAAACTGAAGACTTAGAATGGAGAAACAATCCTTTGCAGGAAAGAATTACCTATGCGCTGGTAAAAGGAATTGACCGTTTTATCGAAGAAGATGTAGAAGAAGCAAGACTATTAGCCGAAAGACCGCTTCATGTTATAGAAATTAATCTGATGACAGGAATGGGAGTGGTAGGAGATTTGTTTGGAAGCGGAAAAATGTTCCTTCCTCAGGTAGTGAAGTCCGCAAGGGTAATGAAAAAAGCAGTAGCTTATTTACAGCCTTTCATTGAAGCAGAAAAAGACGGAGCAAAACCAGCTAATGGTAAAATCTTAATGGCAACGGTAAAAGGGGACGTTCATGATATTGGTAAAAATATTGTGAGCGTTGTTTTGGGTTGTAATAATTATGAGATTGTTGACCTTGGGGTAATGGTTCCTGCTGAAAAGATTATTCAGACTGCCATTGAAGAAAAAGTAGACGTTATAGGATTAAGCGGATTGATTACCCCAAGTTTGGATGAAATGGTGTATATCGCTTCCGAATTAGAAAGACAAAACTTAGATTTTCCTTTACTGATCGGTGGTGCTACAACTTCAAAAGCACATACCGCAGTGAAAATCGATTTAAAATATAAAAATGCAGTCGTTCACGTAAATGACGCATCAAGAGCTGTAAATGTCGTGAGCTCATTATTAGGCGACAGAAATAAAGAATACGTTTCGGATTTAAAGAATGATTATTCCGATTTCAGAGAAAAATTCCTGAACAGACAGGTGGATAAAGATTATGTTTCCATTGAAGACGCAAGAGAAAACAATTTTAAAATTGATTGGGAAAATGAAGAGATCTTCACTCCGAATACAATTGGAGTAAAAGTAATCGAGAATCAGGATTTAAGAGAACTTCTTCCTTTCATCGACTGGTCTCCGTTTTTCAGAAGCTGGGATCTTCATGGGAAATACCCGAATATCTTAGAAGATGAAGTAGTGGGAGTACAGGCGAAAGAATTATTCAAAGATGCTCAGGTTATTTTAAAGAGAATTCTGGATGAAAAATTATTAACAGCAAAAGCCATCTTCGGAATCTTTAAAGCCAATTCCAATGACTCTGACGATATCTTGATTTTTGACGAAAATAATAATGAGCAGGCCAGGTTTTTAACCTTAAGGCAGCAGGCCCAAAGATCAAAAGGGAAAGATTATCTGGCTCTAAGTGACTTTATTGCTCCTCAAAGCTCTGGAAAAACTGATTATGTAGGAGCATTCTGCGTAACCACCGGATTTGGAACAGATGAATTGTCCAGTGAATATGAAAAAGCCAATGATGATTACAATTCTATCATGGTAAAGGCTCTGGCAGACCGTTTTGCTGAGGCTTATGCAGAATTTTTACATAAAAAAGTAAGAACAGAATATTGGGGATACGCCAATCAGGAAAGTTTAAGCAATGAAGAATTGATTGCTGAAAAATACAAAGGAATCCGTCCGGCTCCGGGATATCCGGCTTGCCCTGACCATTTGGAGAAGAAAACAATTTGGGATCTCTTAAAAGTAGAAGAAAATACAGGTGTTTTCCTTACAGAAAGCCTTGCCATGTTCCCAACAGCGTCTGTTTCCGGATATTATTTCGGAAGCCCGCATGCCAAATATTTCGGATTAGGAAAAATTACAGAAGACCAGCTTAAAGATTATGCAGCAAGAAGAGGTTGTAGCATTCAGGAAGCGAGAAAATGGTTGTCGCCAAATTTAGCAGATTAA
- a CDS encoding homocysteine S-methyltransferase family protein, which yields MKNSEQLYKAISERILILDGAMGTMLQRYKFEEEDYRGERFKDWEYPVKGNNDLLSLTQPQAIEEVHKKYLEAGADIIETNTFSGTTIAMADYHMEDLVYDLNYESAKIARKACDEYTAKNPEKPRFVAGSIGPTNRTASLSPDVNDPGYRAITFEELRVAYKQQCEALLDGGSDILLVETIFDTLNAKAALFAIDELQDERGIKIPIMVSGTITDASGRTLSGQTAEAFLISVSHLNLLSVGFNCALGADQLTPYLETLAHNSEFYVSAYPNAGLPNAFGKYDETPEDMARQIKEYVEKGLINIIGGCCGTTPEHIKAIADLVEKYPPRKSGNLLKNTI from the coding sequence ATGAAAAATTCAGAACAATTATATAAAGCGATATCCGAAAGAATTTTAATTCTTGATGGTGCAATGGGAACTATGCTTCAGAGATACAAATTCGAAGAAGAAGACTATCGTGGAGAGCGTTTCAAAGACTGGGAATATCCGGTAAAAGGAAATAATGACCTGCTTTCTCTGACGCAGCCTCAGGCGATTGAAGAAGTTCACAAAAAATATCTGGAAGCAGGTGCTGATATCATTGAAACCAATACGTTTTCAGGAACCACCATTGCAATGGCAGATTATCATATGGAAGATCTGGTATACGATCTGAACTATGAATCTGCAAAAATTGCCAGAAAAGCCTGTGATGAATACACTGCAAAAAATCCGGAAAAACCGAGATTCGTAGCGGGATCTATAGGACCAACGAACAGAACGGCAAGTTTAAGCCCGGATGTGAATGATCCCGGATACAGAGCTATCACTTTTGAAGAATTGAGAGTAGCTTACAAACAGCAGTGTGAAGCGTTGTTGGACGGAGGCTCAGATATCCTTTTGGTTGAAACCATCTTTGATACCCTGAATGCAAAAGCTGCTTTATTCGCCATTGATGAATTACAGGACGAAAGAGGAATAAAAATTCCAATTATGGTTTCAGGAACTATTACGGATGCTTCCGGAAGAACATTGAGCGGACAGACTGCAGAAGCATTCCTGATCTCAGTTTCCCACCTGAATTTATTGAGCGTAGGTTTCAACTGTGCATTGGGAGCAGATCAGCTTACCCCTTATCTTGAAACACTGGCTCATAATTCAGAATTCTATGTTTCAGCTTACCCGAATGCCGGTTTACCCAATGCCTTCGGAAAATATGATGAAACTCCTGAAGATATGGCAAGACAGATCAAAGAATATGTGGAAAAAGGACTGATCAACATTATCGGAGGGTGCTGTGGTACGACTCCTGAGCATATTAAAGCGATTGCTGATCTGGTAGAGAAATATCCGCCGAGGAAATCCGGGAATTTGCTAAAGAATACAATTTAG
- a CDS encoding four helix bundle protein translates to MDRDYTELAIYREVRKLVTLTYILTTNFPGEELLALTSQIRRMATSVSFNITEGSRREIPEDTLPFLHIAGESLNKLEAHFHLALDQHYISKEDFEIINKKILLCKKLVSGFINCYKLIEYEKFRTII, encoded by the coding sequence ATGGATAGAGACTACACAGAATTAGCAATTTATAGGGAAGTAAGAAAGTTGGTTACTCTGACTTATATTTTGACCACAAACTTTCCTGGAGAAGAATTATTGGCTTTAACAAGTCAAATAAGAAGAATGGCAACTTCAGTTTCGTTTAATATAACGGAAGGAAGTAGAAGAGAGATTCCTGAAGATACTTTACCGTTTTTACACATAGCCGGGGAATCTCTTAATAAACTGGAGGCTCATTTCCATTTGGCTCTAGACCAACATTATATTTCTAAAGAGGATTTTGAAATCATTAATAAAAAAATCCTCTTATGCAAAAAACTGGTCAGCGGATTTATAAACTGTTACAAATTGATAGAATATGAAAAATTCAGAACAATTATATAA
- a CDS encoding O-succinylhomoserine sulfhydrylase produces MENFETSAIRTQTERSQFDEHSTPLYLTSSFIFQDAEDMRASFAEEKPKNLYSRFSNPNVTEFTDKIAKMEGAEAGYAFATGMAAIYSTFAALLNAGDHIVSCQSVFGSTHTLFTKYFPKWNIETSYFKAEDAANVEQYIQPNTKILYLETPTNPAIEILDLEFFGQIAKKHNLIFIVDNCFATPYLQQPIKYGADIVVHSATKLIDGQGRVLGGIAVGKEDLIREIYLFARNTGPALSPFNAWVLSKSLETLAIRVEKHCENALKVAEFLESHPNVELVKYPFLKSHPSYEVAKKQMKLGGNIVAFEIKGGIEGGRAFLDKIQMCSLSANLGDTRTIVTHPASTTHSKLSDEERNEVGITAGLVRCSVGLENVEDVIADLKQALD; encoded by the coding sequence ATGGAAAATTTTGAAACATCAGCAATAAGAACCCAGACTGAAAGATCTCAGTTTGACGAGCATTCAACACCGCTCTATCTGACCTCCAGTTTTATATTTCAGGATGCGGAAGATATGAGAGCAAGCTTTGCTGAAGAAAAGCCTAAAAATCTATACAGCCGCTTCTCTAATCCCAACGTAACAGAATTTACAGATAAGATCGCTAAAATGGAAGGCGCAGAAGCAGGATATGCCTTTGCAACAGGAATGGCAGCCATCTATTCTACATTTGCAGCTTTGTTAAATGCCGGAGATCACATTGTGAGCTGTCAGTCTGTATTCGGGTCTACACATACATTGTTTACTAAGTATTTCCCGAAATGGAATATTGAAACTTCATATTTCAAAGCAGAAGATGCCGCAAACGTAGAGCAATACATTCAACCTAATACTAAGATCTTATATCTTGAAACGCCTACCAATCCGGCTATTGAAATTCTGGATCTTGAATTCTTCGGGCAGATCGCCAAAAAACACAATCTTATTTTTATTGTAGACAACTGTTTTGCAACACCTTATCTTCAGCAGCCTATCAAATACGGTGCAGATATTGTTGTACACTCAGCTACAAAACTGATTGACGGACAGGGAAGAGTTTTAGGAGGAATAGCAGTAGGAAAAGAAGACCTGATCAGAGAAATTTATCTTTTTGCAAGAAATACAGGGCCTGCATTGTCTCCTTTTAATGCATGGGTACTATCAAAAAGCCTTGAAACATTGGCAATCCGGGTAGAAAAACACTGTGAGAATGCATTGAAGGTAGCTGAGTTTTTAGAAAGCCATCCCAATGTGGAATTAGTAAAATATCCTTTCCTGAAATCCCACCCAAGCTATGAAGTAGCCAAAAAGCAGATGAAGCTGGGAGGAAATATCGTAGCATTTGAAATAAAAGGTGGTATAGAAGGAGGAAGAGCCTTTTTAGATAAGATACAAATGTGTTCATTGTCCGCCAATTTAGGTGATACAAGAACGATCGTTACGCATCCGGCATCCACTACCCATTCTAAACTGTCAGATGAAGAAAGAAATGAGGTAGGAATTACAGCAGGATTGGTTCGTTGCTCAGTAGGACTGGAAAATGTAGAAGATGTTATCGCGGATCTGAAACAGGCCTTAGATTAG
- a CDS encoding ACT domain-containing protein: MKNANEIKFLKNRSIVKFEGEDFLGEIGIDGRIFKALTLARISVGVISQQAVENGISILVHANDAEKAVACLIDEFEEERKSGKVSQIYSINNVSVIGFVAEDFNKVFVELARNNVFPLLLNQVAGENRVNIVVTSSQDEKTKNIIESEIFKKPKTVHLAIIGHGNVGKTLIQQVLESAEEIKKRKKIDLKVVAVANSKKIAFNKKGFDTNWSDEVLTAEHPSNVEELINFSNENQLENLIVVDNTASKDFVKNYHALAENGFDLVSSNKIFNTLPIEEYRKLRYTLNKNNRRYLYETNVGAGLPLIDTIKLLHLSGENITRIKGVFSGTLSYVFNNFSLRDDKFSTIINEALEKGFTEPDPREDLSGNDVARKLLILARELDLINEFGDINIQNLVPESLLEVSKSEFLSRLGELDEEYQKIKENQEPGHVLRYVGDLHGDLQKDKGELDVKLVSVPATSALGQLKGSDSIFEIYTESYGENPIVIMGAGAGAQVTARGVFGDILRVSETK; encoded by the coding sequence ATGAAAAATGCTAACGAAATAAAATTTTTGAAGAACAGATCAATCGTCAAATTTGAAGGAGAAGATTTCCTGGGAGAAATCGGGATTGACGGACGAATTTTTAAAGCGCTTACTTTAGCGCGCATCAGTGTAGGTGTAATTTCTCAGCAGGCCGTAGAAAACGGAATTTCTATTCTGGTTCACGCCAATGATGCAGAAAAAGCAGTAGCCTGTCTTATTGATGAATTTGAAGAAGAAAGAAAATCAGGAAAAGTTTCCCAGATCTACAGTATCAATAATGTTTCTGTGATTGGTTTTGTAGCAGAAGATTTCAATAAAGTCTTTGTTGAGCTGGCAAGAAACAATGTTTTTCCATTGCTTTTAAACCAGGTAGCTGGAGAAAACAGAGTCAACATTGTAGTGACTTCTTCACAGGATGAAAAAACAAAAAATATTATAGAATCTGAAATTTTCAAAAAACCAAAGACAGTTCATTTGGCTATCATTGGTCACGGAAATGTAGGAAAAACATTGATACAGCAGGTTCTGGAATCTGCGGAAGAAATTAAAAAACGTAAAAAGATAGATCTTAAGGTGGTGGCAGTGGCCAACTCAAAGAAAATTGCCTTCAACAAAAAAGGATTTGATACTAATTGGAGTGATGAGGTTTTAACAGCAGAACATCCATCAAATGTAGAAGAACTTATTAATTTTTCTAATGAAAATCAACTGGAGAACCTGATTGTTGTGGATAACACAGCCAGCAAAGATTTTGTAAAGAATTATCACGCTTTGGCAGAAAACGGATTTGATCTGGTTTCTTCCAACAAAATTTTCAATACCCTTCCGATTGAAGAGTACAGAAAACTAAGATATACGTTGAATAAAAATAACAGACGTTATCTGTATGAAACCAATGTGGGGGCGGGCTTACCATTGATTGATACGATTAAATTATTACACCTTTCAGGAGAAAATATCACAAGAATCAAAGGAGTATTCTCCGGAACACTGAGTTATGTTTTCAATAATTTTTCTTTGAGAGACGATAAATTCTCAACCATCATCAACGAAGCTTTGGAAAAAGGATTTACAGAACCGGATCCACGAGAAGATTTATCAGGAAATGATGTGGCAAGAAAATTATTGATCCTGGCGAGAGAATTAGATTTAATCAACGAATTTGGAGATATCAATATTCAAAACCTGGTTCCGGAAAGCCTGCTTGAAGTTTCAAAGTCAGAATTCCTTTCAAGACTTGGGGAACTAGACGAAGAATACCAGAAAATAAAAGAAAACCAGGAACCCGGACATGTATTGAGATATGTAGGTGATCTGCATGGTGACTTACAGAAAGATAAAGGTGAACTGGATGTAAAACTGGTGTCTGTTCCTGCGACATCCGCATTAGGACAGCTGAAAGGTTCAGATTCAATCTTTGAAATTTATACAGAAAGTTACGGAGAAAACCCAATTGTTATCATGGGAGCCGGAGCCGGAGCACAGGTAACTGCAAGAGGTGTATTCGGAGATATTTTAAGAGTAAGTGAAACTAAATAA